The stretch of DNA TATTGAATTACCACGTATTGGTAAAATTAATGTGGAGGGACTTACAATAGAGCAGGCTCGTAAAGCAATTCAAGATGAATTTTACAAAATATACACTCCAGATGGGACATATATCGATGTTAATCTTTCTGGAATTGAATATACTTTAATTGGGGAAGCATCTAATGGTGTTTTTAGAGCTAATAAAAGAGATTTAACCATTATTGAAGCTTTAGCTCGATCAGGAAATAATAATATTTACGCAAATTTTAAAAAAGTAAGAATAATTCGTACAACACCTGATGGTACAAAACAAGTATATGTAGATTTAACAAAAGAATCTATCATGAATTCAGAATATTATTGGATTCAAAATAATGATATTATTGTTGTAAATCCACGTAAAGAAAAAGTTTGGGGTGTTGGTCTAAATCCATTATCAGTTGTTACAACAACGATGGGGGTAATTGGAACCATTTTAGGGGTGTATTTATTTTTTGATCGTTTTTAATGGAAAATAATAATAAGAAAAAGACAGGTGATATATTAGATATTGAGAGATTAATTCCTCGATTAATTTCGGCTTGGCCTATTTATTTAATATCGTTACTAATTTGTTTGCTTGTAGCTTTCTATTTAAATAATTGGAAGTTTGATAAAATTTATAGTGCTTCAACGACTTTTAAAATTGCCCATAATGCAGCAAGTAATAATTTATCGAACAATTCAATCAATTTTATTTGGGGGGGGAACTCAAATAAAGTGGATGCACTTTCTTATACTTTAAATTCTAGAATTCATAATGAAAAAGTTGTTAAAAAGACGGGCGCATATGTATTTTATTACCAACAAGGTAAATTAAAAAAGTCAGATATTTATAAGTTAGATGCTCCTTTTGTTGTTGAAATTGATACATCGCATCATCAAATCATAAATTCTGAAATTCAAATTACACCTGTAAACGCACAATCATTTCAATTAAAGATGGTAAGTGAATCAGGAAATATTTATAGCTATGCAAATGATAGTATTTTAGGGAATAGTAAGTTTAATTTCGCAATAAACTATCAATACAACCAATGGATTCAATCACAAAACTATCGATTTAGAATAAAGAAGTCGAATATTCGTTTTGATGATAATACTTATACGTTCAAATTTGTTTCACTTCCAGAAGCAACGCGTAGAGTTATGCAAAATTTTAGTGTAAGTCAAGCTTCAAAAGTTGCTAGTATTATTTCAGTAAGTAAAAATTCTAAAAGTATTAATGAATCGGTTGATTTATTAAATACCTCAATTAAGGTATTAATAGAAACAGAATTATCTGAAAAGAATATTTCAACCATTAAGACTAAAAATTATTTACAAGATCAGATTGCAAAAGTTAGGTTTAAATTAGACAGTGCTACAGCTAATCTTCAGGATTTGCAGAAGCGTACTGGAATTAATAATTTTCCAGCTAAAAAATCAGAGATTTTAACTTCTTTAATGCAATTGGATAGGGAACGAATTGCAATAGAAGAACGAATTGAAGCTCTAAATCGTCTTACACCACGTTCTAATAGTAGTGTTAGCAATATGATTGCATTAAATATTGCTGGTCTTGATGTGTCATATTTCATGTCAAATGTTAATAAACTAGAGGCAGCAGAAAACCAAAAAGATGAATTATTAAAAATTTATCAGAAAAATGCTAAGGAAATTAAGGAAGCTGATTTAAAAATAGCTGAAGCCAGAGCCGCGATTGATAATATTGTAAAAGCTCATAAACTTAAATTAAACACGGACTTAGAACAAGTTGATCAAAAAATAGCAGAAATTGAGTATAAAGTAGCTGATTTACCTTTCCAAGAAATTGAATTCTTAGAAGCGAATCGTGCATTTGAAATGAACAATAGTTTATATTCAAGTTTAATTACTCAATTAAATGCTACAGGATTAACGTTAGCTTCAAATGTATCAGATATTACAATCATAGATCCTGCGAAGAATCAAAATCAACGTCCTATCTCTCCTGATACGAAAAGAAATTATTTGATTGCATTAGCCATAGGTTTAATTATTCCTATTATTTTCGTTATTATTCGAGAATTATTAGACTTTAAAGTTAAAGTGATAAAGGATATCACTTCACGTACTAATATTCCTTTGGTTGGAACCGTTGGAGATTTAGGAGATAATGCACCATTAATTGTAATTAATAGTCCAAAATCAGGTTTGGCTGAATCATTTAGAGCTATTCGATCAAATTTAAAATTCCTATATCGATCAGAGCCATTACATTCAAATAATAAAACAATATTGATGACTTCATTTATCGGAGGAGAAGGTAAAACATTTAATTCGATGAATTTGGCATCTGTTTTAGGATCAAGTGATAAAAAAGCGTTATTAATCGGAATGGATTTGCGTAAACCAAAAATTTTTGATGATTTTAGAATCAGTAATAAATATGGTATGACGAATTACTTGACGGATAATGCTTCAATTGAAGAAATTACTCAAGATACAATCTTACCAAATTTAAAGATCATTACGGCTGGACCAATTCCTCCAAATCCATCTGAGTTAATTCTTAGTAAACGCATGGATGAATTCTTTAAAATTGTTAAGGAACAATATGATTTTATTGTCATTGATTCGCCACCGATTGGATTAGTAGCGGATTCCTATGATTTGATGAAGTATAGTGACTGTACATTGTATGTAACGCGATATAATTATTCAGAAAAGAATTTTATCAATACCATTTCTAACAAATACGATGAAGGAGAAGTTTCTAACATTGGTATTATTATAAACGGATTTAAAGTGAATTCAGGATATGGTTACGGCTATGGATATGGTTACGGCTATGGCTATGGTTACGGTTATTTCGATGAGGATACCTCTTTTGATGATTCATTAAAAGGGAAAGTGAAACGATTATTTTTACGAATAAAAGAGCGTTTCTTTTAATATGTTTTGGAAACAATTATTTGATTACATATTTGCATTAATCCTACTAATAGTATTGGTAGGATTAATCTTTTGTATGATTTTAATTGCAACAATTGATACGAAGGAGTTTGGACTATTCAAACAAAATAGGGTAGGTCAATTTGGAAAGTCGTTCAAAATTTATAAAATAAGAACGATGAAGGGGGTACAGCATTCTACGATAACGACTCATTCACATCGAATCACGAGAATTGGTAAATTCTTAAGAGATTATAAATTGGATGAATTACCTCAATTGTTTAATATTTTAATGGGCGATATGAGTTTCGTTGGTCCTCGTCCAGATGTAGAAGGTTATGCAGATCGTTTAAAGGGACAAGATCGCATTATTTTACAGGTAAAGCCAGGCATTACAGGCCTAGCTCAATTAAAGTATAGAAATGAAGAACAGATTTTATCTATGGTGGAACATCCAATAGAATATAATGATAAAGTTATCTGGCCTGATAAAGTTAATATCAACAAAGAATATGTTGAAAAATGGACATTTCAAAAAGACTTGTATTATATTTTAAAAACGGTTTTAAAATAAAAGAGAGCTGTAATAGCTCTCTTTTTTATTTTAATAATTGATTAGACTATACTTGAATTACGCCTAAGTTAAACGGTGTTTCAATTGGAGCATGATTAGCAGCTTCGATTCCCATTGAAATCCATGTACGTGTATCTAATGGATCGATTATTCCATCGGTCCAAAGACGTGATGCGGCATAATAAGGGCTTGTTTGAGCCGTGTACTTATCAGTAATTTCTTTTAATAACTCTTCTTTCTTCGTTTCATCAACTTCAACACCTTTTCCTTTTAAAGTTGCTTCTTGAATTTGTAATAAAACTTTTGCAGCTTGTTCACCTCCCATTACAGCTAACTGAGCTGATGGCCATGCAGCAATTAATCGTGGATCATAAGCTTTACCACACATCGCATAATTACCTGCTCCGTAAGAATTTCCAACAACAATTGTGAATTTTGGAACAACTGAATTTGAGACCGCATTAACCATTTTAGCTCCATCTTTGATAATTCCTCCATGCTCAGATTTTGATCCAACCATAAATCCTGTTACATCTTGTAAAAATACCAATGGAATTTTCTTTTGATTACAGTTGGCTATAAAACGAGTCGCTTTATCTGCAGAATCAGAATAGATGACACCTCCAAATTGCATTCCGTCTTTAGCTGATTTTACAATTTTACGCTGATTCGCGACAATTCCTACAGCCCAACCATCAATGCGTGCATAGGCTGTAATAATGGTTTTTCCATAATCGGGTTTATACTCATCATACTCAGAGTTATCCACTAAACGTTTGATAATATCGTACATATCGTACTGTTCTGCACGTGAAACCGGTAGAATGCCATAAATTTCTTTTTCGTCTAAAGCAGGTTTTACAGGATCAATACGATTAAATCCAGCTTTTTCATAATCACCAATTTTTGACATTACCGATTTGATACGATCTAATGCATCCTTATCATCTTTGGCTTTATAATCTGTAACTCCAGAAATTTCGCAGTGTGTAGTTGCTCCACCTAGAGTTTCATTGTCAATATCCTCTCCAATTGCTGCCTTTACCAAATAACTTCCTGCAAGGAAAATAGAACCTGTCTTATCTACAATCAACGCTTCGTCACTCATGATAGGTAAATATGCTCCACCAGCCACACATGATCCCATAACAGCTGAAATTTGTGTAATCCCCATAGCAGACATTTTTGCATTATTTCTAAAAATGCGTCCAAAATGTTCTTTGTCAGGGAAAATTTCATCTTGCATCGGTAAATAAACGCCGGCACTATCGACCAAATAAATAATCGGCAGTTTATTTTCCATAGCAATTTCTTGTGCTCTTAAGTTCTTTTTACCCGTAATTGGGAACCATGCACCAGCTTTCACCGTTGCATCATTTGCAACGACGATGCATTGTTTTCCAGAAACGTAACCGATTTTTACAACCACTCCTCCAGAGGGACAACCGCCATGTTCCTTATACATTTCGTCACCAACTAAAGCTCCAATTTCAATGGATGGTGTATTATCATCAAATAAATATTCGATTCGTTCTCTAGCAGTTAATTTACCTTTCGCTTTATGTGCTTCAATTCGTTTTTTTCCTCCACCTAAGTAAACCTCGTTTAACTTATGTTTTAGCTTTGATAATTCAAGTTTATTGAAATCTTCTCTTTTATTGAATGTTAAGTCCATTTCGTTTTACTTTTCTACGTTGTATTTTTTGTAAGTTTTGATTCAGAAAGATAATGTATTTGTTAATTATTCTCAATAAAATCTTTGCAATGTGCTATTAACTCGGGAAAAAACAAACTGAAATCATTTTCAATTTCAATTTCATAACGTTTCATTACCGTAAGAGCATCATTGAGATTATTATCAAATGTTGTCCTTTTACTAATACCGTTTAATGTCAATTGAATTCCCTCTAAGGTTGAATAATTTTTAAACCAGTTATGTTGTAACAAATGATCTAACATGACTTGTAATCTAGGAGGAAAATTATCATAATTCATATGGAATAATTCATAACAATTGGAAGTAAAATATTCAAAAGGGATGGTTTGAAAATTACTCCATTGTTTAATTAAACAATAATCATACATTAAATCTACTAGGATAGGGGCGTATTTATTCTGGGATTGGTGAAAGTAACTTGTACTTTTCTTTACAATATCATGTTGATCTGTAAAGGTATCAATCGCTCGATGCAAAAGAATTCCCAATTTAATATCTTCAGGATAATCGTTGTATTTGTTTCCTTTGACAACTTCTCCTAATAAATTTCCGATTTGAAGTGATGGATTATTAAACGATAAAAATTGGTGAGCGACTAAATTCATAAAATAAAATTGACATTTAAATATAGTTTTAAAATTTGAATTGGAGATTGTTTATAAAACATTTAAATGTCAATTTTAGATGAATTTTATTCATCGGATTTGGTGTGAAATCGATGAAGTATGGGATATTTTAAAAAATATTCTTCTTTTATTGATGCGTCTAAGGTTAAAGCTTTTTCTAAATGTTCCTTTCCTTGTAACTCATCGTTAATTTGAAAGAATATGCTGCTCAATTGGTAATGAATTTCTGCACGATTAAAGTGCTTTAATGCTTTTTGTCCCTCTTGAATAGCGGTTTGATATTCTTCCATAACAATATTGGCTTCGATTAAAGCAATCCAATTGTTCAGTCGAAATGGTTCAATGTCTACAATTGTACGATAGCTAGTAATCGCTTCTTCATATTTTCCAAGCTTGATTAAGATATAGCAGTGAGCCTTCCAATACTCCACATTACGATCATCTAAATCTATTGCGCGGTTCAAGTAAAACAAAGCTTCTTGATAATTTTCGGACTTAGAATATAAAGCACTTGTTCTGGCCCATACTTTATCCAATTGTGGATCCTCTTTAATCGAAAGATGATATGATTTCAATGCTTTTAAAGGAAGGTTTAATTTCTCATAGCATTCCCCGATAACTAAATAAGTAATAGCAGGTGAATCATCATATTCTAAAGATTCTTCTAAGGTTAAAATCGCTTCTTCATATCGTCCCAATTGGGTTAATATATTTCCCTTTTGGGTATAACCTGAAATACTTGTAGGATTTATTACAGTAACATAGTCATAAGCTTCTAAAGCATCTTCTAATTGTTTGACTTGCTCGTATTGTGCTCCAAGTTGCCCCCAAGCAATTTCTGAATATGGATTTTCATCAATATATGTTTTTAAAAAATTGATGCAATCTTGGTATGCATGTAGCTCGTTATAACATTGGATGATGGAATAAAATGAAAAATCATTATCTTCACTATATTCTAAAGCTTTTAAGAAATACTCTAGGGCGCTACTTACCTCATCTAGATTCAAATATTCATTTCCGATACAATTGTATATAAAATCTAAATCTTCTTCGTGTAGTGCAGCTTTCTTATAGAACT from Faecalibacter sp. LW9 encodes:
- a CDS encoding polysaccharide biosynthesis/export family protein: MKNYFTNSILITLLLLITSCISLKDIQLIQPDENLKLNSKGMIEYNVPEYYIQQNDLILINVSSVNPSTLGILSDFTTSGNRTFSTGQNQGVLVRKDGSIELPRIGKINVEGLTIEQARKAIQDEFYKIYTPDGTYIDVNLSGIEYTLIGEASNGVFRANKRDLTIIEALARSGNNNIYANFKKVRIIRTTPDGTKQVYVDLTKESIMNSEYYWIQNNDIIVVNPRKEKVWGVGLNPLSVVTTTMGVIGTILGVYLFFDRF
- a CDS encoding exopolysaccharide transport family protein — translated: MENNNKKKTGDILDIERLIPRLISAWPIYLISLLICLLVAFYLNNWKFDKIYSASTTFKIAHNAASNNLSNNSINFIWGGNSNKVDALSYTLNSRIHNEKVVKKTGAYVFYYQQGKLKKSDIYKLDAPFVVEIDTSHHQIINSEIQITPVNAQSFQLKMVSESGNIYSYANDSILGNSKFNFAINYQYNQWIQSQNYRFRIKKSNIRFDDNTYTFKFVSLPEATRRVMQNFSVSQASKVASIISVSKNSKSINESVDLLNTSIKVLIETELSEKNISTIKTKNYLQDQIAKVRFKLDSATANLQDLQKRTGINNFPAKKSEILTSLMQLDRERIAIEERIEALNRLTPRSNSSVSNMIALNIAGLDVSYFMSNVNKLEAAENQKDELLKIYQKNAKEIKEADLKIAEARAAIDNIVKAHKLKLNTDLEQVDQKIAEIEYKVADLPFQEIEFLEANRAFEMNNSLYSSLITQLNATGLTLASNVSDITIIDPAKNQNQRPISPDTKRNYLIALAIGLIIPIIFVIIRELLDFKVKVIKDITSRTNIPLVGTVGDLGDNAPLIVINSPKSGLAESFRAIRSNLKFLYRSEPLHSNNKTILMTSFIGGEGKTFNSMNLASVLGSSDKKALLIGMDLRKPKIFDDFRISNKYGMTNYLTDNASIEEITQDTILPNLKIITAGPIPPNPSELILSKRMDEFFKIVKEQYDFIVIDSPPIGLVADSYDLMKYSDCTLYVTRYNYSEKNFINTISNKYDEGEVSNIGIIINGFKVNSGYGYGYGYGYGYGYGYGYFDEDTSFDDSLKGKVKRLFLRIKERFF
- a CDS encoding sugar transferase codes for the protein MFWKQLFDYIFALILLIVLVGLIFCMILIATIDTKEFGLFKQNRVGQFGKSFKIYKIRTMKGVQHSTITTHSHRITRIGKFLRDYKLDELPQLFNILMGDMSFVGPRPDVEGYADRLKGQDRIILQVKPGITGLAQLKYRNEEQILSMVEHPIEYNDKVIWPDKVNINKEYVEKWTFQKDLYYILKTVLK
- a CDS encoding acyl-CoA carboxylase subunit beta, translating into MDLTFNKREDFNKLELSKLKHKLNEVYLGGGKKRIEAHKAKGKLTARERIEYLFDDNTPSIEIGALVGDEMYKEHGGCPSGGVVVKIGYVSGKQCIVVANDATVKAGAWFPITGKKNLRAQEIAMENKLPIIYLVDSAGVYLPMQDEIFPDKEHFGRIFRNNAKMSAMGITQISAVMGSCVAGGAYLPIMSDEALIVDKTGSIFLAGSYLVKAAIGEDIDNETLGGATTHCEISGVTDYKAKDDKDALDRIKSVMSKIGDYEKAGFNRIDPVKPALDEKEIYGILPVSRAEQYDMYDIIKRLVDNSEYDEYKPDYGKTIITAYARIDGWAVGIVANQRKIVKSAKDGMQFGGVIYSDSADKATRFIANCNQKKIPLVFLQDVTGFMVGSKSEHGGIIKDGAKMVNAVSNSVVPKFTIVVGNSYGAGNYAMCGKAYDPRLIAAWPSAQLAVMGGEQAAKVLLQIQEATLKGKGVEVDETKKEELLKEITDKYTAQTSPYYAASRLWTDGIIDPLDTRTWISMGIEAANHAPIETPFNLGVIQV
- a CDS encoding ACP phosphodiesterase, producing MNLVAHQFLSFNNPSLQIGNLLGEVVKGNKYNDYPEDIKLGILLHRAIDTFTDQHDIVKKSTSYFHQSQNKYAPILVDLMYDYCLIKQWSNFQTIPFEYFTSNCYELFHMNYDNFPPRLQVMLDHLLQHNWFKNYSTLEGIQLTLNGISKRTTFDNNLNDALTVMKRYEIEIENDFSLFFPELIAHCKDFIENN